In Arvicanthis niloticus isolate mArvNil1 chromosome 4, mArvNil1.pat.X, whole genome shotgun sequence, a single window of DNA contains:
- the Ccna1 gene encoding cyclin-A1 isoform X1: MRRHSSKSGVALPPVGQGPDACQMLTRAQLGQDPPQRTVLGVLTENEQYRRACGQEITTIRCFSGSENVFPAAGKKVLPDHGVNEPAKHGFDIYMDDPEQGDRDSCPGREGIVFEDVYEVDTSMLKSDLHFLLDFNTVSPMLVDSTTHAQSEETTDFGSDVINVTEYAEEIHRYLREAEVRHRPKAHYMRKQPDITEGMRAILVDWLVEVGEEYKLRTETLYLAVNFLDRFLSCMSVLRGKLQLVGTAAILLASKYEEIYPPDVDEFVYITDDTYTKRQLLRMEHLLLKVLAFDLTVPTTNQFLLQYLRRQGVCIRTENLAKYVAELSLLEADPFLKYLPSLVAAAAYCLANYIVNRHFWPETLAAFTGYSLNEIVPCLSELHKACLSIPHRPQQAIREKYKASKYLHVSLMEPPVVLPLQ; the protein is encoded by the exons ATGCGTCGCCACAGCTCCAAGAGTGGAGTCGCTCTGCCTCCAGTGGGCCAAGGTCCTGATGCTTGTCAGATGCTCACCCGAGCTCAGCTTGGCCAGGATCCCCCACAGAGAACCGTGCTAGGGGTGTTGACTGAAAATGAGCAGTACAGGAGGGCCTGTGGCCAG gagatCACAACAATCAGATGCTTTTCTGGGTCAGAAAATGTCTTCCCTGCAGCTGGAAAGAAAGTGCTCCCTGACCATGGGGTCAATGAGCCAGCCAAGCATGGATTTGATATCTACATGGATGATCCTGAACAGGGGGACAGAGACAGCTGCCCAGGGAGAGAGGGCATCGTATTTGAGGATGTGTATGAAGTAGACACCAGCATGCTCAAGTCAGATCTCCACTTCCTGCTGGATTTCAACACAG TTTCCCCAATGCTGGTTGACTCCACCACTCACGCCCAGTCAGAGGAAACAACAGATTTTGGTTCAGATGTCATCAACGTAACGGAATATGCAGAGGAGATTCATCGCTACCTGCGAGAAGCTGAA GTAAGACACAGACCCAAGGCCCACTACATGAGGAAGCAGCCGGACATCACGGAGGGCATGCGCGCCATCCTGGTGGACTGGCTGGTGGAGGTTGGGGAAGAATATAAACTTCGCACAGAGACCCTGTACTTGGCTGTCAACTTCCTGGACAGGTTTCTTTCCTGCATGTCTGTTCTGAGAGGGAAATTGCAGCTTGTCGGGACAGCAGCTATTCTCCTGGCTTC AAAATATGAAGAGATTTATCCGCCCGATGTGGATGAGTTTGTCTACATCACTGACGATACGTACACAAAGCGGCAGCTGCTAAGGATGGAGCATCTGCTACTGAAAGTTCTGGCATTTGATCTGACCGTTCCAACCACCAACCAGTTTCTTCTTCAGTACTTAAGGCGGCAAGGAGTGTGCATCAGGACTGAGAATTTGGCCAAG TATGTTGCAGAACTGAGCCTTCTGGAAGCTGACCCATTCTTGAAGTACCTTCCTTCCTTGGTAGCTGCAGCAGCTTACTGCCTGGCAAACTATATTGTGAACAGACACTTCTGG CCAGAAACACTTGCTGCATTTACGGGCTATTCATTAAATGAGATTGTGCCTTGCCTGAGTGAGCTGCATAAAGCATGCCTCAGTATACCCCATCGACCGCAGCAAGCAATCAGGGAGAAGTACAAGGCTTCGAA GTACCTGCATGTGTCCCTCATGGAACCGCCTGTGGTTCTTCCCCTGCAGTGA
- the Ccna1 gene encoding cyclin-A1 isoform X2 has product MRRHSSKSGVALPPVGQGPDACQMLTRAQLGQDPPQRTVLGVLTENEQYRRACGQEITTIRCFSGSENVFPAAGKKVLPDHGVNEPAKHGFDIYMDDPEQGDRDSCPGREGIVFEDVYEVDTSMLKSDLHFLLDFNTVSPMLVDSTTHAQSEETTDFGSDVINVTEYAEEIHRYLREAEVRHRPKAHYMRKQPDITEGMRAILVDWLVEVGEEYKLRTETLYLAVNFLDRFLSCMSVLRGKLQLVGTAAILLASKYEEIYPPDVDEFVYITDDTYTKRQLLRMEHLLLKVLAFDLTVPTTNQFLLQYLRRQGVCIRTENLAKYVAELSLLEADPFLKYLPSLVAAAAYCLANYIVNRHFWVPACVPHGTACGSSPAVNGTAHLSHQPACFATSQVSASQANQCQL; this is encoded by the exons ATGCGTCGCCACAGCTCCAAGAGTGGAGTCGCTCTGCCTCCAGTGGGCCAAGGTCCTGATGCTTGTCAGATGCTCACCCGAGCTCAGCTTGGCCAGGATCCCCCACAGAGAACCGTGCTAGGGGTGTTGACTGAAAATGAGCAGTACAGGAGGGCCTGTGGCCAG gagatCACAACAATCAGATGCTTTTCTGGGTCAGAAAATGTCTTCCCTGCAGCTGGAAAGAAAGTGCTCCCTGACCATGGGGTCAATGAGCCAGCCAAGCATGGATTTGATATCTACATGGATGATCCTGAACAGGGGGACAGAGACAGCTGCCCAGGGAGAGAGGGCATCGTATTTGAGGATGTGTATGAAGTAGACACCAGCATGCTCAAGTCAGATCTCCACTTCCTGCTGGATTTCAACACAG TTTCCCCAATGCTGGTTGACTCCACCACTCACGCCCAGTCAGAGGAAACAACAGATTTTGGTTCAGATGTCATCAACGTAACGGAATATGCAGAGGAGATTCATCGCTACCTGCGAGAAGCTGAA GTAAGACACAGACCCAAGGCCCACTACATGAGGAAGCAGCCGGACATCACGGAGGGCATGCGCGCCATCCTGGTGGACTGGCTGGTGGAGGTTGGGGAAGAATATAAACTTCGCACAGAGACCCTGTACTTGGCTGTCAACTTCCTGGACAGGTTTCTTTCCTGCATGTCTGTTCTGAGAGGGAAATTGCAGCTTGTCGGGACAGCAGCTATTCTCCTGGCTTC AAAATATGAAGAGATTTATCCGCCCGATGTGGATGAGTTTGTCTACATCACTGACGATACGTACACAAAGCGGCAGCTGCTAAGGATGGAGCATCTGCTACTGAAAGTTCTGGCATTTGATCTGACCGTTCCAACCACCAACCAGTTTCTTCTTCAGTACTTAAGGCGGCAAGGAGTGTGCATCAGGACTGAGAATTTGGCCAAG TATGTTGCAGAACTGAGCCTTCTGGAAGCTGACCCATTCTTGAAGTACCTTCCTTCCTTGGTAGCTGCAGCAGCTTACTGCCTGGCAAACTATATTGTGAACAGACACTTCTGG GTACCTGCATGTGTCCCTCATGGAACCGCCTGTGGTTCTTCCCCTGCAGTGAATGGCACAGCTCACCTGTCACATCAGCCGGCTTGCTTCGCAACATCACAGGTTTCTGCGAGTCAGGCCAACCAATGTCAGTTGTAG
- the Ccna1 gene encoding cyclin-A1 isoform X4, whose product MRRHSSKSGVALPPVGQGPDACQMLTRAQLGQDPPQRTVLGVLTENEQYRRACGQEITTIRCFSGSENVFPAAGKKVLPDHGVNEPAKHGFDIYMDDPEQGDRDSCPGREGIVFEDVYEVDTSMLKSDLHFLLDFNTVSPMLVDSTTHAQSEETTDFGSDVINVTEYAEEIHRYLREAEVRHRPKAHYMRKQPDITEGMRAILVDWLVEVGEEYKLRTETLYLAVNFLDRKYEEIYPPDVDEFVYITDDTYTKRQLLRMEHLLLKVLAFDLTVPTTNQFLLQYLRRQGVCIRTENLAKYVAELSLLEADPFLKYLPSLVAAAAYCLANYIVNRHFWVPACVPHGTACGSSPAVNGTAHLSHQPACFATSQVSASQANQCQL is encoded by the exons ATGCGTCGCCACAGCTCCAAGAGTGGAGTCGCTCTGCCTCCAGTGGGCCAAGGTCCTGATGCTTGTCAGATGCTCACCCGAGCTCAGCTTGGCCAGGATCCCCCACAGAGAACCGTGCTAGGGGTGTTGACTGAAAATGAGCAGTACAGGAGGGCCTGTGGCCAG gagatCACAACAATCAGATGCTTTTCTGGGTCAGAAAATGTCTTCCCTGCAGCTGGAAAGAAAGTGCTCCCTGACCATGGGGTCAATGAGCCAGCCAAGCATGGATTTGATATCTACATGGATGATCCTGAACAGGGGGACAGAGACAGCTGCCCAGGGAGAGAGGGCATCGTATTTGAGGATGTGTATGAAGTAGACACCAGCATGCTCAAGTCAGATCTCCACTTCCTGCTGGATTTCAACACAG TTTCCCCAATGCTGGTTGACTCCACCACTCACGCCCAGTCAGAGGAAACAACAGATTTTGGTTCAGATGTCATCAACGTAACGGAATATGCAGAGGAGATTCATCGCTACCTGCGAGAAGCTGAA GTAAGACACAGACCCAAGGCCCACTACATGAGGAAGCAGCCGGACATCACGGAGGGCATGCGCGCCATCCTGGTGGACTGGCTGGTGGAGGTTGGGGAAGAATATAAACTTCGCACAGAGACCCTGTACTTGGCTGTCAACTTCCTGGACAG AAAATATGAAGAGATTTATCCGCCCGATGTGGATGAGTTTGTCTACATCACTGACGATACGTACACAAAGCGGCAGCTGCTAAGGATGGAGCATCTGCTACTGAAAGTTCTGGCATTTGATCTGACCGTTCCAACCACCAACCAGTTTCTTCTTCAGTACTTAAGGCGGCAAGGAGTGTGCATCAGGACTGAGAATTTGGCCAAG TATGTTGCAGAACTGAGCCTTCTGGAAGCTGACCCATTCTTGAAGTACCTTCCTTCCTTGGTAGCTGCAGCAGCTTACTGCCTGGCAAACTATATTGTGAACAGACACTTCTGG GTACCTGCATGTGTCCCTCATGGAACCGCCTGTGGTTCTTCCCCTGCAGTGAATGGCACAGCTCACCTGTCACATCAGCCGGCTTGCTTCGCAACATCACAGGTTTCTGCGAGTCAGGCCAACCAATGTCAGTTGTAG
- the Ccna1 gene encoding cyclin-A1 isoform X3 yields the protein MRRHSSKSGVALPPVGQGPDACQMLTRAQLGQDPPQRTVLGVLTENEQYRRACGQEITTIRCFSGSENVFPAAGKKVLPDHGVNEPAKHGFDIYMDDPEQGDRDSCPGREGIVFEDVYEVDTSMLKSDLHFLLDFNTVSPMLVDSTTHAQSEETTDFGSDVINVTEYAEEIHRYLREAEVRHRPKAHYMRKQPDITEGMRAILVDWLVEVGEEYKLRTETLYLAVNFLDRKYEEIYPPDVDEFVYITDDTYTKRQLLRMEHLLLKVLAFDLTVPTTNQFLLQYLRRQGVCIRTENLAKYVAELSLLEADPFLKYLPSLVAAAAYCLANYIVNRHFWPETLAAFTGYSLNEIVPCLSELHKACLSIPHRPQQAIREKYKASKYLHVSLMEPPVVLPLQ from the exons ATGCGTCGCCACAGCTCCAAGAGTGGAGTCGCTCTGCCTCCAGTGGGCCAAGGTCCTGATGCTTGTCAGATGCTCACCCGAGCTCAGCTTGGCCAGGATCCCCCACAGAGAACCGTGCTAGGGGTGTTGACTGAAAATGAGCAGTACAGGAGGGCCTGTGGCCAG gagatCACAACAATCAGATGCTTTTCTGGGTCAGAAAATGTCTTCCCTGCAGCTGGAAAGAAAGTGCTCCCTGACCATGGGGTCAATGAGCCAGCCAAGCATGGATTTGATATCTACATGGATGATCCTGAACAGGGGGACAGAGACAGCTGCCCAGGGAGAGAGGGCATCGTATTTGAGGATGTGTATGAAGTAGACACCAGCATGCTCAAGTCAGATCTCCACTTCCTGCTGGATTTCAACACAG TTTCCCCAATGCTGGTTGACTCCACCACTCACGCCCAGTCAGAGGAAACAACAGATTTTGGTTCAGATGTCATCAACGTAACGGAATATGCAGAGGAGATTCATCGCTACCTGCGAGAAGCTGAA GTAAGACACAGACCCAAGGCCCACTACATGAGGAAGCAGCCGGACATCACGGAGGGCATGCGCGCCATCCTGGTGGACTGGCTGGTGGAGGTTGGGGAAGAATATAAACTTCGCACAGAGACCCTGTACTTGGCTGTCAACTTCCTGGACAG AAAATATGAAGAGATTTATCCGCCCGATGTGGATGAGTTTGTCTACATCACTGACGATACGTACACAAAGCGGCAGCTGCTAAGGATGGAGCATCTGCTACTGAAAGTTCTGGCATTTGATCTGACCGTTCCAACCACCAACCAGTTTCTTCTTCAGTACTTAAGGCGGCAAGGAGTGTGCATCAGGACTGAGAATTTGGCCAAG TATGTTGCAGAACTGAGCCTTCTGGAAGCTGACCCATTCTTGAAGTACCTTCCTTCCTTGGTAGCTGCAGCAGCTTACTGCCTGGCAAACTATATTGTGAACAGACACTTCTGG CCAGAAACACTTGCTGCATTTACGGGCTATTCATTAAATGAGATTGTGCCTTGCCTGAGTGAGCTGCATAAAGCATGCCTCAGTATACCCCATCGACCGCAGCAAGCAATCAGGGAGAAGTACAAGGCTTCGAA GTACCTGCATGTGTCCCTCATGGAACCGCCTGTGGTTCTTCCCCTGCAGTGA